The Candidatus Alcyoniella australis genome includes a region encoding these proteins:
- the rplC gene encoding 50S ribosomal protein L3 — translation MVGILGRKLGMTQSYDDKGQCHGLTVIEAGPCVVIQVKVADKDGYDAIQVGFEPLDLKKTNKPLSGHFKGNGSKTAYRVLREFRVDDPSAFTSGQELTVEQFKPGQLLDIIGTSKGKGFAGTIKRHHFHRGPMTHGSHNKRPPGSIGNSAWPSRVVKGRKMPGQLGNKRSTVPMVRVFSIDAEKNLLFINGPAPGGRNGLVSIQSAVKDHKGDAT, via the coding sequence ATGGTTGGAATCCTAGGACGAAAACTGGGCATGACCCAGAGCTACGACGACAAGGGGCAGTGCCACGGCCTGACCGTAATCGAGGCCGGTCCCTGCGTCGTGATCCAGGTCAAGGTCGCTGACAAGGACGGCTACGATGCGATCCAGGTCGGATTCGAGCCGCTCGATCTGAAGAAGACCAATAAGCCGCTGTCCGGACACTTCAAGGGCAACGGGTCGAAAACGGCCTATCGCGTGCTGCGCGAGTTCCGCGTGGACGATCCCAGCGCCTTTACGTCCGGTCAGGAGCTCACGGTCGAGCAGTTCAAGCCCGGCCAGCTGCTGGACATCATCGGCACGAGCAAGGGCAAGGGATTCGCTGGAACGATCAAGCGGCATCACTTCCACCGTGGACCGATGACTCACGGCTCGCACAACAAGCGTCCGCCGGGATCGATCGGCAACTCAGCGTGGCCCAGCCGCGTGGTCAAGGGACGCAAGATGCCCGGTCAGCTGGGCAACAAGCGCTCCACGGTGCCGATGGTCCGCGTGTTTTCCATCGACGCCGAAAAGAACCTGCTGTTCATCAACGGCCCGGCTCCGGGTGGCCGCAACGGTCTGGTCTCGATCCAGTCGGCGGTCAAGGATCACAAGGGAGATGCGACATGA
- the rpsJ gene encoding 30S ribosomal protein S10: MENQRIRIRLKAYDHKLLDKSAQEIAEAAKRTGARVSGPIPLPTRIEKFCVLRSPHIDKKSREQFEIRTHKRLIEIFETNQATMDAMGKLELAAGVSVDIKLI, translated from the coding sequence ATGGAGAATCAGCGAATTCGCATTCGCCTCAAGGCTTACGATCACAAGTTGCTTGACAAGTCGGCTCAAGAGATAGCCGAGGCTGCCAAGCGTACGGGCGCCAGGGTTTCGGGACCGATTCCCCTGCCCACGCGGATCGAGAAGTTCTGCGTACTGCGCTCACCCCACATTGACAAGAAGAGCCGTGAACAGTTTGAAATTCGGACTCACAAAAGGCTGATCGAGATCTTCGAGACCAACCAGGCGACAATGGACGCCATGGGTAAGCTCGAGCTCGCCGCCGGCGTGAGCGTCGATATCAAGCTGATCTGA